In one window of Frigoriglobus tundricola DNA:
- a CDS encoding beta-ketoacyl-[acyl-carrier-protein] synthase family protein → MRRRVVITGMGVITPLGYTPAELFANQIEGRTAVGPITHFDAHAFPTTFASEVKNFDLAQFLPDPTPYIRCGVNTHFALAAGRLALADAGLLDPKGDRSRMGVYLGSGEGKEDFDALITSNATATPVGERSANIRQATKLLYERLSGPDESEQEMYVPSGHLANAFALDGPFASCQTACAASSQAIGEAVEIIRFGEADVMLAGGSHSMISPLGVTGFNRLTALSQRNDSPATASRPFDLTRDGFVIGEGAGLLVLEELEHAKARGANILAELTGYGSTADAYRMTDPHPQGRGAIRAMQDALADSGLAPTDIGYINAHGTSTQANDSAETAGIKSVFGPYAYKVPVSSSKSMLGHLIAAAGVVELAITVMALRKGIVPPTINYQTPDPECDLDYVPNQAREVRFKHALSNSFGFGGQNIALVVSAFRD, encoded by the coding sequence ATGCGCAGGCGCGTCGTTATCACCGGGATGGGCGTTATCACCCCGCTGGGTTACACTCCGGCCGAGCTGTTCGCCAACCAGATCGAGGGCCGAACGGCGGTCGGGCCGATCACCCACTTCGACGCCCACGCGTTCCCGACCACGTTCGCGTCCGAGGTGAAGAACTTCGATCTCGCGCAGTTCCTGCCGGACCCGACCCCCTATATCCGATGCGGCGTGAACACCCACTTCGCCCTCGCGGCCGGCCGACTGGCGCTCGCCGATGCGGGCCTGCTGGACCCGAAAGGCGACCGTTCGCGGATGGGCGTCTATCTTGGTTCCGGTGAGGGGAAGGAAGACTTCGACGCGCTCATCACCAGCAACGCGACCGCGACGCCCGTGGGCGAGCGCTCGGCCAACATCCGTCAAGCGACGAAGTTGCTTTACGAGCGCCTGAGCGGCCCGGACGAGTCCGAACAGGAAATGTACGTTCCGTCCGGGCACCTCGCGAACGCGTTCGCACTCGACGGCCCCTTCGCCTCCTGTCAGACCGCGTGCGCGGCCAGTTCCCAGGCCATCGGCGAGGCGGTCGAGATCATCCGCTTCGGCGAGGCCGACGTGATGCTCGCCGGCGGGTCACACAGCATGATCAGCCCGCTGGGCGTCACGGGCTTCAACCGGCTCACGGCCCTCTCGCAGCGAAATGACAGCCCGGCCACCGCGAGCCGCCCGTTCGACCTGACCCGTGACGGCTTCGTCATCGGCGAAGGAGCCGGACTGTTGGTGCTCGAGGAACTGGAACACGCGAAGGCGCGCGGCGCGAACATTCTGGCCGAACTGACCGGGTACGGCTCGACGGCCGATGCCTACCGCATGACCGACCCGCACCCACAGGGCCGCGGTGCCATCCGGGCGATGCAGGACGCGCTGGCCGATTCCGGGCTCGCGCCGACCGACATCGGGTACATCAACGCCCACGGCACCAGCACCCAGGCCAACGACTCGGCCGAAACGGCGGGGATCAAGTCGGTGTTCGGGCCGTATGCCTACAAGGTGCCCGTTTCGAGCAGCAAGAGTATGTTGGGCCACCTCATTGCGGCGGCCGGTGTGGTAGAGTTGGCCATTACGGTGATGGCGCTCCGCAAGGGCATTGTCCCCCCGACGATCAACTACCAAACGCCCGACCCCGAGTGCGATCTCGACTACGTTCCCAACCAGGCGCGCGAGGTCCGCTTCAAGCACGCGCTGTCTAATAGTTTTGGGTTCGGCGGTCAGAACATTGCGCTCGTCGTCAGTGCGTTCCGGGATTGA
- a CDS encoding alpha/beta hydrolase yields MVFWFYIGLVIAVPPLFVGLVLAMLYLYVRWKYMDFLTRIFQERPLFVVPRGEPDPRAQDVALTAADGLVLRGCYFPTSAPQRRGVILFGLEFGSNRWACRQYCQGLIDSGYDVFALEPRNQGDSERDPNYEPLQWVTDRDVSDMRTAVAYLRSRPDADPRGIGLFGISKGGSTGLLVASTESWVKCVVTDGMYGTHTTMVPYMQRWIQIYSGSRRVQRVLPNWFYGVVGMVGVKRVARNRGVTYPSVEKAASRLNRPLFMIHGEGDTYIKPEMARSLFERATGPKSLWVVAKAKHNQALHVVGAEYNRAIADFFDRHLAGRVASDAPAA; encoded by the coding sequence GTGGTTTTCTGGTTCTACATCGGGTTGGTCATCGCTGTACCGCCACTGTTCGTGGGGCTGGTGCTGGCGATGTTGTACCTGTACGTCCGCTGGAAGTACATGGACTTCCTGACCCGGATCTTTCAGGAGCGCCCGCTTTTCGTGGTGCCGCGCGGCGAGCCCGATCCGCGTGCCCAGGATGTCGCACTCACCGCTGCCGACGGGTTGGTGCTCCGCGGCTGTTACTTCCCGACTTCCGCCCCACAGCGCCGCGGGGTGATCCTCTTCGGGTTGGAATTCGGCTCGAACCGCTGGGCGTGCCGGCAGTACTGCCAGGGGCTCATTGACAGCGGATATGACGTGTTTGCTCTCGAGCCGCGGAACCAGGGCGATAGCGAGCGCGACCCGAACTATGAGCCCCTCCAGTGGGTGACCGATCGCGACGTGTCCGATATGCGGACCGCGGTAGCGTACCTCCGTTCGCGCCCGGACGCCGACCCGCGGGGGATCGGACTGTTTGGCATCAGCAAAGGTGGGAGCACCGGTCTGCTCGTCGCGTCTACTGAATCGTGGGTGAAGTGCGTCGTCACCGATGGGATGTACGGCACGCACACGACGATGGTTCCGTACATGCAGCGGTGGATTCAGATTTACAGCGGGTCGCGCCGCGTTCAGCGGGTGCTGCCCAACTGGTTCTACGGCGTGGTCGGCATGGTCGGTGTCAAGCGGGTCGCCCGGAACCGCGGGGTGACCTACCCGAGCGTGGAAAAGGCCGCGAGCCGCCTGAACCGCCCGCTGTTCATGATCCACGGTGAAGGCGACACCTACATCAAGCCGGAAATGGCCCGGTCGCTGTTCGAGCGCGCCACGGGGCCAAAGTCGCTGTGGGTCGTAGCAAAAGCGAAGCACAATCAGGCGCTGCACGTCGTGGGTGCGGAGTACAACCGGGCGATTGCGGACTTCTTCGACCGTCACCTCGCTGGAAGGGTCGCGTCGGACGCTCCTGCGGCGTAA